In one window of Leguminivora glycinivorella isolate SPB_JAAS2020 chromosome 10, LegGlyc_1.1, whole genome shotgun sequence DNA:
- the LOC125230465 gene encoding derlin-2: MAYQTFLQEYMLIPPVTRAYTTACVVTSLAVQLDLVSPFQLYFNPILILRKYQLWRLVTTFLFFGNLNFNFFFNMIFTYRYCRMLEEGSFRGRTADFVVMFMFGGVLMILCAFFVNLLFLGQAFTIMIVYVWSRRNVFVRMNFFGLMNFQAPYLPWVLLGFSVLLGNAISVDLVGMAIGHIYFFLEDVLPRKRGGRKILKTPRFLKKLFDPASEDPDYEPLPELDNIRPGGFNWRRNPDDEANANPNPNPNVNPNANQNPNAEGDAR; encoded by the exons ATGGCGTATCAAACTTTTCTTCAAGAGTATATGCTTATACCGCCGGTCACTAGAGCCTATACAACCGCTTGCGTTGTCACAAGTCTAGCAGTC caacTGGACCTAGTGTCTCCATTTCAACTATATTTCAACCCTATACTGATCCTCAGGAAGTACCAGCTATGGAGGCTGGTGACCACATTCCTCTTCtttgggaatttaaattttaatttcttctTCAATATGATATTTACATATAGATACTGTCGGATGCTGGAAGAAGGATCATTTAGAGGACGAACAGCTGACTTTGTTGTTATGTTCATGTTCGGAGGAGTACTGATGATT TTGTGTGCCTTTTTCGTCAACTTATTATTTTTAGGACAAGCATTCACCATCATGATTGTGTATGTGTGGTCTCGTCGCAATGTATTTGTTAGGATGAACTTCTTCGGCCTGATGAATTTCCAG GCCCCCTACCTACCGTGGGTCCTACTCGGCTTCTCCGTGCTGCTAGGAAACGCGATATCTGTAGATTTGGTCGGCATGGCCATTGGCCACATCTACTTCTTCTTAGAAGATGTACTGCCAAGGAAGAGGGGTGGACGGAAAATACTTAAGACACCAAGATTCTT GAAGAAACTCTTCGACCCAGCCTCTGAAGATCCGGATTATGAGCCTCTACCGGAGCTCGACAACATCCGGCCAGGCGGCTTCAACTGGCGGCGGAACCCGGACGACGAAGCCAACGCTAACCCTAACCCCAACCCCAATGTGAACCCTAATGCCAATCAAAACCCCAACGCGGAAGGCGATGCCAGATAA